Proteins from one Candidatus Sulfotelmatobacter sp. genomic window:
- a CDS encoding ATP-binding cassette domain-containing protein, protein MLQVRDVVKSYDGRAVVNRVSFEVQPGEIFALLGPNGAGKTTLIRMITDILRPDSGEILLEGRPVGAERSSRIAYLPEERGLYRKIPVLDALAYYGELKGMRSRVARAAAMELLTRFGLETWAKKQVQALSKGMQQKVQLCTALIGEPRLLILDEPFSGLDPLNVQLFEDVLGERRRAGSTVLLSTHQMNKVEQLCDRALLINRGHMVMYGSVRELRRQYAEHAVLVEAVALPETIPGVRRAERVNGATKLVLESEAGPSAVLRSLVSAGVAIESYTPAEPPLEDIFVHVVTQGIGLDEGRSGAPTVDELHPAGGAS, encoded by the coding sequence ATGCTTCAGGTCCGCGACGTGGTCAAGAGCTACGACGGTCGCGCCGTCGTCAACCGCGTGTCGTTCGAGGTCCAGCCGGGCGAGATCTTCGCCCTGCTCGGGCCCAACGGCGCCGGCAAGACCACGCTCATCCGCATGATCACCGACATTCTGCGCCCCGATTCCGGCGAGATCCTGCTCGAAGGCCGCCCGGTGGGCGCCGAGCGCAGCTCGCGCATCGCCTATCTGCCCGAGGAACGCGGGCTGTATCGCAAGATTCCCGTGCTCGATGCGCTCGCCTACTACGGCGAGTTGAAGGGCATGCGCTCGCGGGTGGCGCGAGCCGCAGCCATGGAGCTGCTCACGCGCTTCGGACTCGAGACCTGGGCGAAGAAACAGGTGCAGGCGCTCTCGAAGGGCATGCAGCAGAAGGTGCAGCTCTGTACGGCGCTGATCGGCGAGCCGCGCCTCTTGATCCTCGACGAGCCGTTCAGCGGGCTCGATCCGCTCAACGTGCAGCTGTTCGAGGACGTGCTGGGCGAGCGCCGCCGTGCCGGCTCCACCGTGCTGCTCTCCACGCACCAGATGAACAAAGTCGAGCAGCTCTGCGATCGGGCGCTGCTCATCAACCGCGGGCACATGGTGATGTACGGTTCGGTGCGCGAGCTGCGCAGGCAGTACGCCGAACACGCGGTGCTGGTCGAGGCGGTCGCGCTGCCCGAGACGATCCCGGGCGTGCGCCGCGCGGAGCGCGTGAACGGCGCCACCAAGCTGGTGCTCGAAAGCGAAGCCGGCCCGTCGGCGGTGCTGCGCTCGCTGGTCAGCGCCGGCGTGGCGATCGAGTCCTACACGCCGGCCGAGCCGCCGCTCGAGGACATCTTCGTGCACGTCGTGACTCAGGGCATCGGGCTGGATGAAGGCCGCAGCGGCGCTCCCACCGTGGACGAACTGCACCCCGCGGGAGGTGCGTCATGA